A segment of the Cenarchaeum symbiosum A genome:
ACGTGCATAGCTCGGTCTCGCAGACAGGCGAGCTTGCCGCCACAAAGAACGACAGGACGACCTTTTTGCCCTTGAACTCGCCGAGCTTCCTCATCTTCAGATCGGTATCCACCAGCTCAAAGTCCGGCGCCTTGTCACCTATGTTGAGTGCCATGGAGCGGGCAGGGGCGCCCCCGTATTAAGAACTTTGCAGGGCCAGGCTTTGCACAAAAAACCCTTCGGAGATTCTGAATACCTTTTTATAGCATTCCCTTAAATCCGATACTGCCTTGGTGGGGGAAGTGGCAGGCAGCTACAGTACTGTCCTGCTGATGTTTGGGTTTGCGGCCGGTGCGACGGCCCCCGCATTGCTGATCTCTAGGATGATCTCCCCCAGGTCAGGCGACAACCCCGTCAAGTACCTGCCCATGGAGTGCGGCCAGGTCCCCAAGGGCGAGGGGCGGACACACTTTATGATGCAGTATTACGCGTACATCCTGATGTTCGTGGTATTTGATGTCATGGCGATCTTCCTGTACGCATGGGGTGGGACAATACTGCACCTGCCAAAGACCGCCACCCTCCCGGTGATAGCGTTCCTTGGGATAATGTTCGCGGCAATGTCGTTTGCACTGTACCAGTCAAGGAGACGGGACATATGGTAGGGGTGAGTGCAGTTGCTTAAGGATGTAGTAACGCCCCAGAACGCTAACGTCCTGATGGGCAAGCTTGGCGACATACTGGAAAAGGCCATAGACAAGCCGCTCGGCTATGCGATAAACTGGGGCAGGATATGGTCCCTGTGGCCGGTCCACATAGAGACCGCCTGTTGCAGCGTGGAGTTCGGGGCGGCATCCGGCCCGAAATATGATGTCGAGAGGTTCGGGATAATAGAGGCGTTCGGATCCCTCAGGCAGTGCGATTTGATTGTGGTCCAGGGGACGATAACAAGAAAGATGGCCCCGAGGCTGCGCCTGGTATACGACCAGATGCCCGAGCCGAAATATGTCATAGCAATGGGGGCGTGCGCGATAACCGGGGGTCTCTACTTTGATTCCTACAACGTTCTCCCGGGGATAGACGGCGTCCTGCCGGTAGACGTGTACGTTCCAGGCTGCCCGCCCAGGCCCGAGACCCTCATACAGGGCTGCATGCTGTTACAAGAAAAGATCAAGAGAATGAGGGCCAGGAAAGAAGTATGAGCGCGGAGAGTGGGGAGGCCCCCGCCAAGCCTGCAGAGAGCAATCCTGCAGCATCCGCGGACAAACCGGCAGAGAGCAAGCTTGCCGCGGACAAACCTGAAGTAAAACCCGCAGCACCACCCGCGGACAAACCTGCAGAGGTAAAACCTGCCGCGGACAAACCTGAAGTAAAACCCGCAGCACCACCCGCGGACAAACCTGCAGAGCTAAAACCTGCCGCGGACAAACCGGCGGAAACCAAACCGGCAGCACCACCCGCGGACAAGGCCGCTCCCCCAAAACCAGCAGCGCCGCCCGCCAAGGAAGAAGAGAAGCTGCCCGAGTTTGAAAAGGGGCTCACTGACAGGATTACTGAAAAGTTCGGGGACAGGGCGCAGGTCTCGTTTGTACAGCCCAGAAGGACGCGCATAATGGTAAAGAGCCCCGACATCAAGGAGGTGGCCGAGTTCATCCGGGACGAGCTAAACTTTGACCATGCAGAATCTGTCGCAGGCGTGGATTACCCAGAGAACGGGGAGATCGAGGTGGTATACCACTTGGGATCGTACCTGGACCCGTCCCTGTCGGGGCAGGTGCTGGCCCTTGCGACGCGCGCCCCAAGAGAGGATGTGCCGGACCCGGGAAACGACTCGACGCGGCTTCCCAGCCTCAGGGATGTATTTTACAGCGTGGAATTCCACGAGAGGGAGTGCTTTGAGATGCTCGGCGTATACTTTGAGGGCCACCCGGACAACCGGAGGCTCCTGCTGCCTGAGGACTGGGCTGACCTGCCCCCCCTCAGAAAGGACTTTGCGATAAAGGGGCGGTAGGCATGAGCAGACAACTAGCACCCGGACTGGAAATAGAAAAGGCGGACGACCGCATAATGACGCTCAATGTGGGCCCGCAGCATCCAGGCTCTGGCCACATGAGGCTTGTCGTAAAGATAGACGGCGACTACATAGTCAGCTGCGACCCGGACCCCGGGTACGTGCACCGCGGCGAGGAGAAGATGGCGGAATACAGGAACTTTGTCCTCAACATTCCCCACCTGGAGAGGCCCGTCATACATGATTCGTGCAACATACTGTACCCGTACTGCCTTGCCGCCGAGGATATAATCGGCGTCGAGGTGCCCGAGCGCGCGAAATACGTCAGGGTGATAGCGTCGGAGCTCAACAAGTGCATCTACATCCAGTACTGGCTGGCCATATACGGAATATTCCTAGGGCACTCGACCATGTTCATGTGGCCGGCAGGCGACCGCGAGCTGCTCATTGATTTAATGGAGAAGCTCACGGGCGCCAGGGTCACCCACGCGTACTTTGTGCCCGGCGGAGTCCGCAATGATCTTCCCGCAAATTTCGAGGACGTATGCCTCAGGCAGGTCAACTATTTTGAAAAGCGCATAAAGGAGTACGCCGATATCTTTTACGACAACCCGATACTCAAGGCAAGGACCGTCGGAACCGGCGTGCTGTCCAGGCAGGATGCGGTAAGGTTTGGAACCACCGGCTCTGTCCTGCGCGCAAGCGGCGTCGACTTTGACCTGCGGAAGCGCGAGCCGTACGACGCGTACGAGGAGATGGACTTTGAGACGCCCGTCCTCAAGGAGGGCGATTCATACGCGCGCTCCAAGGTGCCGTGGCTCGACATGATGGAGAGCTGCAGGATCATAAGGGACGCGCTGTCCAAGATGCCAAAGTCCGGGAAAGTCAGGACCAAGCTAAAGCCCAACCCCAAGGGCAAGCTGCCCCACGAGGAGGTCTACCGCAGGGTGGAATCCGGCAGGGGCTCGCTCGGGTGCTATATCGTATCCGACAGAAAGCCCGAGCCGTACAGGATAAAGCTCAGCGTGCCCTCGTTTAGGAACCTCATCTGCCTGCCCAACCTGCTCCGCGGCGAAAAGCTCGGCAACATGCCGGCAGTCTACTGGAGCCTCAACTATTGGCCCGTGGAGGCCGACCGGTAATGTCCACGATAGCGCCAAAGTTCCGCCTGGGCTATTTCATCAAGGCGGTAACCGACAACATATTCTGGTCGATAATAATACTGACGCTTGCCGGAATCCCCCTCATGCAGATAATACTATTCTATGTCGACCTGCCGGTAGTCGACGGCGAGCTGGTCAACCCGTTTCTTGCGCTGACCTGGCTCTCGCACCCCGACAGCGCTTTGCCCCTGGTAAAGGCCCTGCTGTATACTGACTTTTTCAGGATTGCAGTATTCCCGGGCTTTGGGTTTGCGGCGCTGCTGGCCGCCGGAACCATATTCGTAGAGCGAAAGATGCTAGCCAAGCTGCAGCTCAGGGTCGGGCCGTTTTACTGCGGCAAGGTCGAAGGCCTGCTCCAGCTCATGGGTGACGGCCTCAAGCTGATATCAAAAGAGATAATCATACCCGCAAAGGCCGACAAGCCCATCTTCATCGCCGCGCCGATACTCTTCGTGGGCACGGCTGCAGCATTCGTGGCGCTCATACCTGTGGCCCCGGGCTGGGTGGTGGCTGATGTCGACATGGGCCTGATCGGGGTCTTTGCGGTCATAGGCTTCTTTCCCATAATTACAATACTCTCCGCGTGGTCGGCAAACAGCAAGTTTCCCTTCATAGGCGGGATAAGGGCCCTGCACCAGATGGTCTCGTTTGAGATCCCCCTGATACTCTCATGTCTGGGCGTTGTAATACTGACTGGAACATTCAACCTCTCCGAGATAGCCGCAAGCCAGTCGTTCTTTCCGTGGATAGTATTCCTGCCCATTGGCGCAATCGTGTTCATCATATGCGCCTTGGCCGAGCTCGAACGGATCCCCTTTGACCTGCCCGAGGCAGAAAGCGAGATAGTCGCAGGATGGCTCACCGAGCTCTCCGGCATGATGTACGGTTTGGTCCAGCTGGGATCATACGTAAAGCTCTATGCGTTTGCGGGCCTCTTTGTCGTGCTGTTCCTCGGTGGGTGGAGCGGCCCGATCATCTGGCCGCCCCTCGAGGAGCAGCTGATCAACGACGGCATAAACCTCGGCCCCGTATCCGCGGCGGTCCCCGGGCTGCCGTTTTTCTCGATAGAGTTCTTTAGCGCCGTGATATGGTTTGTATTAAAGACGGCCGCGGTAATATTCTTCATACTATTGCCCCGGGGCGTCTTCCCCAGAATCAGGATAGACATGCTGCTGCAGATCGGCTGGTACAAGCTGATCGGCCTGGCGTTCGTTAACATCTTTATAGCACTCGGTTTGCTCTACGCCGGTGTAATAGGGCCGGGAGGATTGATTTGACGGGCACAGCAAGCGGTATAATAAAGGCGCTCAACTCGGGCATAAAGCATCTCGCCGTCAAGCGGTTCACTCTGCGCTATCCAGAAGAGAAGCTCAAGTTTGTCGGGGACGGCTACCAGTTTGACCCGACTACCGGCGTGGGCATAGCGGGCCTCAAGGGGAGGCACATGCTGTTCCATGACCACTGCACGGGCTGCCAGCTCTGTGCGATAGCCTGCGAGGGCATAGCCGAGGCCATATCGATGGTAAAGGTCCCCGAGACATGGAAGCAGAACAAAAAGGCGATCATGCCACAGATTGACTACGGCAAGTGCGTGTTCTGCGGGCTGTGCGTGGATGCGTGCCCGTTTTATGCCCTATACATGACAAACGACTACGAGCTCTCCTCGTACACCAAGGAGGCGCTCATCTATACGCCGGCGCAGCTGCAGGTAAAGCCCAGTGTCGCGCAGGATGCCGAGATCGTGATTGACGACCGTGGTGCTACGCATGGCTGATGCTGCATTCCTGGCGCTATCGGTAGTGACCATCGGCTCTGCCATTGCGGCGCTCGAGATGCGCTCGCTGATATACAGCTCGATTGCCTTGATGGGGACGCTGGGCGGGATAGCGGGCTTTTTCTTCCTGCTCGATTCGCCATTTGTGGCGCTATTCCAGATAGCCGTCTACGTGGGATCGATAGCCGTCCTGATACTGTTTACAGTAATGCTCGTCAAGAGGGAGCTGATATTTACAAAGGTCGAGGACCGCAGGCGCAGGCTCGCAGGCGTCGGCCTCATGCTGGTATTCATGACGGCAGTAGGGGGGATATTCCTGGATTCCGGCATAAGGGCAGTCACCGAGGGAGGCGGCCCCGTCGACTTCACCGAGGTGGGGGCGGACTTTTTGACATATTACTGGCCGGCGCTGATACTGATGGCGCTGATCCTTGCGGGCTCAGTCACGGGCTCGCTGGTACTGGCAAGGAGGGAGGATGTAGAGGATGAGCAACGAGCTAGTTGACTTTGCGCTGGTGTCGGTGGCGCTGCTGGCCATCGGGATATACGGGCTTGCAGTCAAGCGCAACTTTATCCGGATGCTCTTTGCAGTCGAGATAGTCATAAACGCGGCCAACCTCAACCTTGTGGCGTTTGCGAGGTTTCTTCCGCACAGCGGGGGGCAGACCTTGGCGCTATTCTCGATAGCGATAGCTGCAGCCGAGGTGGCAGTCGGCCTATCGCTTATAATAGTCGCATATAGAATGTACAAAAACGTGGACGTATCCGAGTTTAGGAGCCTGAAGGGATAATGGAGTATGCTCTTCTACAGGCGGTCTTCCTGCCCCTGCTGCTCTCCCCCGTGGCGTATATCCTGGGCAAAAGGGCCGGGGTCAATGTAACCACGTGGTTTACGTTCGGCGTTCTGGCATATTGTGCCGTGCTGGTGGTCATGGTCGCCCTCGAGGGGACATACGAGGAGCGCTATCCGTGGACGAGCCTGTTCGGCGAGTTCGGCCTGCTGATGGACGGGCTGGCCGCGCCGTTTGCCATAATGATATACGTGATAAGCGCCGTTCTTGCGCTCTACTCCAAGCCGTACATGGTACACAAGTTCAGGGAGATGTACGAGGAGTCCCGCGGCAGGGCGGGCGGTTCCGGCGGCGCAGGCCAGTCGACCGAGATGGTATCGTCAGGCGGAATGGACGAGTATGTAAACAGGCAGTCGGGTACGTACTTTGCGCTATTCCTGGTCTTTGCAATGGGGATGCTGGGGACGATACTCTCCACCAACCTGATCGAGTTCTACATATTCTTCGAGGTAATGCTCATACCCGCCTTCTTCCTCGTGGCCTTCTGGGGCGACGGGCCGCGGAGAAAGATCGCCCTCATGTTCTTTTTCTGGACCCACGTGGGCGCCGTCGTACTCCTGCTCGGCTTTCTGTCGATAGGGCTGAGCGTGGGCAGCTTTGACTTTGCCGACATACAGGAATCCGTCATTCCCCCGGACATTGCGTTTCTGGCGGCTGTTGCAATAGCCATCGGCCTTGGCGTAAAGCTGGCCGCATTCATGTTCCACATATGGCTGCCCTGGGTGCACGGGGCGGCGCCAACGCCGATCAGCGCCCTGCTGTCCCCCGTGATGATAGGGATTGGCGCCTACGGGATATTCCGGCTGATCATAGAGTTTCTGCCGTTGCAGTACGGGGAGCTTGCCATCTGGTTCCACGTATGGGGCCTTGTCACCATGATATACGGGGGGGCCATGGCCCTCATGCAAGACGACCTCAAGAGGCTCCTTGCATATTCGAGCATAAGCCAGATGGGGTACCTGTTATTCGGGATAGGCACGTATTCCACCCTCGGGCTCGCCGGCGCAGAGATGATGTATGTGACACATGCCCTCGGCAAGGGGCTGCTCTTCATGACTGCAGGGGTTCTCATTGTACAGGCGGGCACAAGAAGCATCTCAAAGCTTGGCGGCCTGGCAGGCAAGATGCCGATAACTGCCGTCTGCGCGGTTATAGGGGCGCTGACCATAATGGGGATACCCCCCACCAGCGGCTTTATGGGCGAGTGGATCATATTTTATGGCGCGCTCGAGACTGCTATAGAAGAGGGCTCGACGCTCCGGATGGTAACGTTCGGCCTCGGCCTTGTTGCCACCGCGCTGACCATGTCGTACATGCTCTGGATGCTCAAGAGGGTATTCTTTGGCAAGACCCCCATCGGCCTCGCAAAGGTAAAGGAGGCAAGCTGGTACATGACCGCCCCCATGATGGTGCTCGCCGGCTTTACAATAGTGCTCGGGATATACCCCGACATATTCCTCGAAGGGATAATACCTTACATGGAAGGGGTGCTGGGGGCCTAGCATGGCCACAGAGATACTGGGGATTGCGCTGGAGGGCGGCGCGTATGCCGCCTGGCTGGTCTGGATCCTGCCGTTTGTTGCGGCCCTGATAATGCCCGCGGTGGGAAAGGGCTCGAAAAAGGCCACCAACTATGTGGCTGTCGGCTTTGCACTGATGAGCGCGCTATCCGCCGCGTCGCTGCTGCCTGCAGCGCTCGAGGCGCAGGAGGTGCACGACCAGATAGGCTGGATAAACTCGATAGGGATCAAAGCCGGCGTGCTTGCAGACCCGCTTGCGGTAATAATGGCCAATGTAGTCGGCTGGATCTCGTTCCTTATCATGATATACAGCACCGGGTACATGAAGGGCGACCGGAACATGGTCCGGTTCTGGTTCTGGATGATGTTCTTTATCGGGTCGATGCAGCTCATAGTCCTATCGGACAACCTCCTCCAGATGTTCTTTGGATGGGAGGGTGTCGGGCTCGCGTCGTACGCGCTGATAAGCTTCTGGTATAGGGACAAGAAAAAGGACCATGTAGGTCAGGAAGGCAGGACCTCCTTGGGCCTGCTGGACTATTACTCGCCGACACACGCGGGTATGAAGGCCTTCATCATGACCAAGGTGGGCGATGTCATGATGATCGCCGGCATGCTGCTCATATTCGTATTCGCGGGGACTTTCGGATTCAAGGAGCTGCTCGCCGATACAGCCTGGGCATCGGCCATGTCGGCCCAGGGCCTGCTGATACCTGCCGCCGTGCTTCTCTTCGGGGGCGCGGTGGGCAAGTCGGCCCAGTTCCCGCTCAACGAGTGGCTTCTAGAGGCCATGACGGGGCCCACGGCGGTATCCGCGCTCATCCACGCGGCAACAATGGTAAAGGCGGGCGTCTTCCTTGTGGCAAGGCTCGGGCCGCTCTTCTTTGCACTGGGGGCGGCAGGGATACTCGCCGACCAGTTCTTTGAGATAATAGCCTGGACGGGGGCCGTAACCGCCCTTCTGCTGGCAAGCCAGGGCATGGCCAACCCCGAGATAAAAAAGGTGCTCGCATATTCGACAGGGTCCCAGATAGGCTACATGATGATGGCGCTCGGCGTGGCAGGGCTCTCCGACAGGTTTGTAGACGGGTATACGGCGGGCTTTTTCCATCTGATATCGCATGCAATGTTCAAGGCGTCGCTCTTCATGGCGGCGGGATCACTCCTGCACATAGTGGGGTCGCGCTTTATGACGGATATGGGCGGCCTCCGCAAGCACATGAAAAAGACGTACGCGTTCATGTGGGCAGCCGGCCTCGCCCTAATGGGCGCCCCGTTTATCACAACCGGCTTTTGGAGCAAGGATGCGATATTTGCAGCAGTATACGAATCAGGCAACACCTGGGCGCTGCCCATATTCATAATTGCCGTGCTGACTGCGGTGATCACCGCGTTCTATACCACAAGGATGATCGGCATG
Coding sequences within it:
- a CDS encoding NADH-ubiquinone oxidoreductase, subunit A (COG0838), translated to MGEVAGSYSTVLLMFGFAAGATAPALLISRMISPRSGDNPVKYLPMECGQVPKGEGRTHFMMQYYAYILMFVVFDVMAIFLYAWGGTILHLPKTATLPVIAFLGIMFAAMSFALYQSRRRDIW
- a CDS encoding NADH-ubiquinone oxidoreductase, subunit B (COG0377), with the protein product MGKLGDILEKAIDKPLGYAINWGRIWSLWPVHIETACCSVEFGAASGPKYDVERFGIIEAFGSLRQCDLIVVQGTITRKMAPRLRLVYDQMPEPKYVIAMGACAITGGLYFDSYNVLPGIDGVLPVDVYVPGCPPRPETLIQGCMLLQEKIKRMRARKEV
- a CDS encoding NADH-ubiquinone oxidoreductase, subunit C (COG0852), with the translated sequence MSAESGEAPAKPAESNPAASADKPAESKLAADKPEVKPAAPPADKPAEVKPAADKPEVKPAAPPADKPAELKPAADKPAETKPAAPPADKAAPPKPAAPPAKEEEKLPEFEKGLTDRITEKFGDRAQVSFVQPRRTRIMVKSPDIKEVAEFIRDELNFDHAESVAGVDYPENGEIEVVYHLGSYLDPSLSGQVLALATRAPREDVPDPGNDSTRLPSLRDVFYSVEFHERECFEMLGVYFEGHPDNRRLLLPEDWADLPPLRKDFAIKGR
- a CDS encoding NADH-ubiquinone oxidoreductase, subunit D (COG0649), whose amino-acid sequence is MSRQLAPGLEIEKADDRIMTLNVGPQHPGSGHMRLVVKIDGDYIVSCDPDPGYVHRGEEKMAEYRNFVLNIPHLERPVIHDSCNILYPYCLAAEDIIGVEVPERAKYVRVIASELNKCIYIQYWLAIYGIFLGHSTMFMWPAGDRELLIDLMEKLTGARVTHAYFVPGGVRNDLPANFEDVCLRQVNYFEKRIKEYADIFYDNPILKARTVGTGVLSRQDAVRFGTTGSVLRASGVDFDLRKREPYDAYEEMDFETPVLKEGDSYARSKVPWLDMMESCRIIRDALSKMPKSGKVRTKLKPNPKGKLPHEEVYRRVESGRGSLGCYIVSDRKPEPYRIKLSVPSFRNLICLPNLLRGEKLGNMPAVYWSLNYWPVEADR
- a CDS encoding NADH-ubiquinone oxidoreductase, subunit H (COG1005); the protein is MSTIAPKFRLGYFIKAVTDNIFWSIIILTLAGIPLMQIILFYVDLPVVDGELVNPFLALTWLSHPDSALPLVKALLYTDFFRIAVFPGFGFAALLAAGTIFVERKMLAKLQLRVGPFYCGKVEGLLQLMGDGLKLISKEIIIPAKADKPIFIAAPILFVGTAAAFVALIPVAPGWVVADVDMGLIGVFAVIGFFPIITILSAWSANSKFPFIGGIRALHQMVSFEIPLILSCLGVVILTGTFNLSEIAASQSFFPWIVFLPIGAIVFIICALAELERIPFDLPEAESEIVAGWLTELSGMMYGLVQLGSYVKLYAFAGLFVVLFLGGWSGPIIWPPLEEQLINDGINLGPVSAAVPGLPFFSIEFFSAVIWFVLKTAAVIFFILLPRGVFPRIRIDMLLQIGWYKLIGLAFVNIFIALGLLYAGVIGPGGLI
- a CDS encoding NADH-ubiquinone oxidoreductase, subunit I (COG1143); translation: MTGTASGIIKALNSGIKHLAVKRFTLRYPEEKLKFVGDGYQFDPTTGVGIAGLKGRHMLFHDHCTGCQLCAIACEGIAEAISMVKVPETWKQNKKAIMPQIDYGKCVFCGLCVDACPFYALYMTNDYELSSYTKEALIYTPAQLQVKPSVAQDAEIVIDDRGATHG
- a CDS encoding NADH-ubiquinone oxidoreductase, subunit J (COG0839), whose protein sequence is MTIGSAIAALEMRSLIYSSIALMGTLGGIAGFFFLLDSPFVALFQIAVYVGSIAVLILFTVMLVKRELIFTKVEDRRRRLAGVGLMLVFMTAVGGIFLDSGIRAVTEGGGPVDFTEVGADFLTYYWPALILMALILAGSVTGSLVLARREDVEDEQRAS
- a CDS encoding NADH-ubiquinone oxidoreductase, subunit 4L (COG0713): MSVALLAIGIYGLAVKRNFIRMLFAVEIVINAANLNLVAFARFLPHSGGQTLALFSIAIAAAEVAVGLSLIIVAYRMYKNVDVSEFRSLKG
- a CDS encoding formate hydrogenlyase subunit 3/Multisubunit Na /H antiporter (COG0651); its protein translation is MEYALLQAVFLPLLLSPVAYILGKRAGVNVTTWFTFGVLAYCAVLVVMVALEGTYEERYPWTSLFGEFGLLMDGLAAPFAIMIYVISAVLALYSKPYMVHKFREMYEESRGRAGGSGGAGQSTEMVSSGGMDEYVNRQSGTYFALFLVFAMGMLGTILSTNLIEFYIFFEVMLIPAFFLVAFWGDGPRRKIALMFFFWTHVGAVVLLLGFLSIGLSVGSFDFADIQESVIPPDIAFLAAVAIAIGLGVKLAAFMFHIWLPWVHGAAPTPISALLSPVMIGIGAYGIFRLIIEFLPLQYGELAIWFHVWGLVTMIYGGAMALMQDDLKRLLAYSSISQMGYLLFGIGTYSTLGLAGAEMMYVTHALGKGLLFMTAGVLIVQAGTRSISKLGGLAGKMPITAVCAVIGALTIMGIPPTSGFMGEWIIFYGALETAIEEGSTLRMVTFGLGLVATALTMSYMLWMLKRVFFGKTPIGLAKVKEASWYMTAPMMVLAGFTIVLGIYPDIFLEGIIPYMEGVLGA
- a CDS encoding NADH-ubiquinone oxidoreductase, subunit L (COG1009) is translated as MATEILGIALEGGAYAAWLVWILPFVAALIMPAVGKGSKKATNYVAVGFALMSALSAASLLPAALEAQEVHDQIGWINSIGIKAGVLADPLAVIMANVVGWISFLIMIYSTGYMKGDRNMVRFWFWMMFFIGSMQLIVLSDNLLQMFFGWEGVGLASYALISFWYRDKKKDHVGQEGRTSLGLLDYYSPTHAGMKAFIMTKVGDVMMIAGMLLIFVFAGTFGFKELLADTAWASAMSAQGLLIPAAVLLFGGAVGKSAQFPLNEWLLEAMTGPTAVSALIHAATMVKAGVFLVARLGPLFFALGAAGILADQFFEIIAWTGAVTALLLASQGMANPEIKKVLAYSTGSQIGYMMMALGVAGLSDRFVDGYTAGFFHLISHAMFKASLFMAAGSLLHIVGSRFMTDMGGLRKHMKKTYAFMWAAGLALMGAPFITTGFWSKDAIFAAVYESGNTWALPIFIIAVLTAVITAFYTTRMIGMVFFGKKSAHIEKMEAGGGRIHEAPLSMWAPYGILAALTIGLGVIGLTFEGGIHHLFEEYLEHSFGIHTAGHAAASVLPGFLSELNPVALGASLGAFATGIGLGYIFYIGRWVDPVRFVNSNILFYSIHKVLLNRWYLNAMIYWAFVVAPLWLARGVFRYFERTAIDYGMNTGFERAVGWSARVVQGTQTGVAQSYLFVFGAGILFVALILLM